In the genome of Mycosarcoma maydis chromosome 21, whole genome shotgun sequence, one region contains:
- a CDS encoding uncharacterized protein (related to MGR2 subunit of the TIM23 translocase complex): MPPPPQMQGIPGGEPTVFQKIKMGAMTGTLVGLTIGFIGGGIQILRAGPGPRGALGTLSQFMLSSAATFGFFMSIGTVLRTEGIEANPYLTATQRLVLLKQQQELSRVAMTNRGVQVEHKRSIA; encoded by the exons ATGCCGCCTCCGCCTCAAATGCAAGGAATTCCAGGCGGCGAACCGACTGTCTTTCAAAAGA TCAAAATGGGCGCAATGACAGGCACCCTTGTAGGACTCACAATCGGCTTCATCGGTGGTGGAATCCAGATTCTTCGCGCAGGCCCGGGACCAAGAGGCGCACTCGGAACGCTATCGCAATTCATGCTTAGCTCAGCAGCTACGTTCGGATTCTTCATGTCCATCGGTACAGTGTTGAGGACAGAAGGGATCGAAGCCAACCCCTACTTGACAGCAACACAGAGGCTCGTCCTTTTGAAACAGCAACAGGAATTGAGCAGGGTAGCCATGACCAACCGAGGCGTCCAGGTCGAGCACAAGAGGAGCATCGCGTAG
- a CDS encoding uncharacterized protein (related to LRP16 protein): MVTRLNAIPTLASLYTSTLTPSSPSSLRANIYPFSHLLSIFTGDITTLSIDAIVNAANNSLLGGGGVDGAIHRAAGRELVVECGKLNGCETGSAKTTLGYALPSKHVIHTVGPVYNSSRHEECERLLRSAYRSSLEELRKIGAKSIAFPSISTGVYGYPFDTAATAALDEIGSWLESNENHKHIERIVLCCFSQKDYNKYLELAPTVFPPQDMFSRHTET, translated from the exons ATGGTGACCAGACTCAATGCAATCCCGACGCTCGCTTCGCTGTACACGTCCACCCTGACCCCGTCTTCCCCCTCATCTCTTCGTGCCAACATCTACCCCTTCTCGCATCTGCTCTCGATCTTCACTGGTGATATCACGACGCTTTCGATCGATGCAATCGTCAACGCAGCCAACAACAGCCTTCTAGGCGGGGGTGGGGTGGATGGAGCGATCCATCGGGCTGCGGGACGCGAGCTCGTTGTCGAATGTGGCAAGCTCAACGGTTGTGAAACGGGCTCTGCCAAAACCACGCTTGGTTACGCGCTTCCCAGCAAGCACGTGATACACACAGTTGGACCGGTGTACAACTCGTCTCGGCACGAGGAATGCGAAAGGCTGTTGCGAAGCGCATACAGGTCGAGCCTGGAAGAGCTCAGGAAGATTGGTGCGAAAAGCATCGCCTTTCCCAGCATCTCAACGGGTGTGTACGGATATCCGTTCGATACGGCAGCCACCGCGGCGCTCGACGAAATCGGATCCTGGCTCGAATCAAACGAAAATCACAAACAC ATCGAAAGAATCGtcctctgctgcttctcCCAAAAGGACTACAACAAGTACCTCGAACTCGCACCTACCGTGTTCCCACCACAGGACATGTTTAGCCGACACACAGAGACGTAA
- a CDS encoding putative methionyl aminopeptidase — MFTIGKYPVGEIQQYDTSKFSEERKRVTDEELRERERLVQQQEGFDYNIIRRAAEVHRQVRQYAQSAIKPGMTMTEIAELVEDGTRALVEAEGFESGIGFPTGVSVNECAAHYTPNAGDKRVLQATDVLKVDFGVHVKGRIVDSAFTLNFEPTWDPLLAAVKAATNAGIKEAGIDARLGEIGASIQEVMESHEFEANGKTHRVKCVENLNGHSIERYSIHGGKSVPIVNMPDLQVKMEEGEYYAIETFGSTGRGYVIDQGECSHYARKKNLPKSIPIRVHSAHGLLRTINKHFDSLPFCRRYLDRVGEKNYLLGLKHLVSLGVVQDYPPLCDIAGSMTAQYEHTILLRPTCKEVVSRGTDY; from the coding sequence ATGTTCACCATCGGCAAGTACCCCGTTGGTGAGATCCAGCAGTACGACACTTCCAAGTTTAGCGAGGAGAGGAAACGTGTCACCGACGAAGAGCTTCGCGAACGAGAGCGCCTcgtacagcagcaggaggGTTTCGACTACAACATTATCCGTCGCGCTGCCGAGGTGCACAGGCAAGTGCGTCAATACGCCCAGAGTGCCATCAAGCCAGGCATGACCATGACCGAGATcgctgagcttgtcgaAGATGGCACGCGTGCGCTTGTCGAGGCTGAAGGCTTCGAGTCCGGTATCGGCTTCCCCACCGGTGTTTCCGTCAACGAGTGCGCTGCCCACTACACTCCCAACGCCGGCGACAAGCGTGTCCTCCAAGCTACCGACGTGCTCAAGGTCGATTTTGGTGTTCACGTCAAGGGTCGCATCGTCGACTCGGCTTTCACCCTCAACTTTGAGCCCACCTGGGACCCTTTGCTGGCGGCCGTTAAAGCCGCTACCAACGCTGGTATCAAGGAAGCCGGTATCGATGCCCGTCTCGGTGAGATTGGTGCCTCGATCCAAGAGGTCATGGAATCGCACGAATTCGAGGCCAATGGCAAGACGCACCGGGTCAAGTGCGTTGAGAACCTCAACGGTCACAGCATTGAACGCTACTCGATCCACGGAGGCAAGTCGGTACCCATCGTCAACATGCCTGACCTTCAAGTCAAGATGGAGGAAGGCGAATACTACGCCATCGAGACCTTTGGCTCCACCGGTCGAGGCTACGTCATCGACCAGGGCGAGTGCTCGCACTATGCGCGCAAGAAGAACCTGCCCAAATCCATCCCCATCCGCGTTCACTCGGCACACGGCTTGCTCCGTACCATCAACAAGCACTTTGACTCGCTTCCTTTCTGCAGACGCTACCTCGACCGTGTAGGTGAGAAGAACTACCTTCTCGGTCTCAAACacctcgtctcgctcggTGTCGTTCAGGACTACCCACCGCTCTGCGATATCGCCGGTTCCATGACCGCTCAGTACGAACACACCATCCTGCTTCGACCTACTTGCAAGGAGGTTGTCTCACGCGGTACCGACTACTGA
- a CDS encoding putative amidophosphoribosyltransferase, with protein MCGITALLLASTEQSAAPEINEALSLLQHRGQDAAGIVTCGSKGRFHQCKANGMVRDVFDVNAIARLQGSMGVGHVRYPTAGSSAHSEAQPFYVNSPYGITFAHNGNLINTDELRRFLDADAHRHINTDSDSEVLLNIFANNLQKTGKFRINEEDIFTAIRDLMKQCKGGYTCAAMIAGFGIIAFRDPNGIRPLGMCSRPSSATNTEYLEGHAKDYLFTSESVVCDALGFEDFEDIKAGEAVIITRQAVSRRILTPPADSDDAFAFSPDIFEYVYFARPDSVMDGVSVYRSRMAMGDKLADEVRRQLQATGETVDVVIPVPDTSRVAALQLAQNLGVPYREGFIKNRYVGRTFIMPGQSVRRKNVRRKLNAMALEFNGKNVLIVDDSIVRGTTSKEIIQMARDAGARKVIMASCAPPIRYSNVYGIDMPSRQELVAYGRTVEQVADYIQADMVIYQTLEDLIDSVQQFNPELKQFDCSVFDGQYITGGVDAAYIAHLEHLRSENAKAKKEAAKIPVIAESQKKIYASRASPSASSVAADDKLANDASAAVLNGTNGNRKRRLNDDELEEEEKQQNVGCSGPMNGADDIGLFNSWTR; from the coding sequence ATGTGTGGAATCACCGCCCTCCttctcgcttccaccgagcAGTCAGCTGCGCCCGAGATCAACGAGGCTCTCTCGCTCCTCCAACATCGTGGTCAGGATGCTGCTGGTATTGTCACTTGTGGTAGCAAGGgccgcttccaccaatGCAAGGCAAACGGTATGGTTCGTGATGTCTTTGACGTCAATGCCATCGCCCGTCTCCAGGGTAGCATGGGTGTAGGTCACGTCCGATACCCCACCGCTGGTTCCTCGGCCCACTCGGAAGCCCAGCCGTTCTACGTCAATTCTCCCTACGGCATCACGTTTGCCCACAACGGTAACCTGATCAACACCGACGAGCTTCGTCGCTtcctcgacgccgacgctcACCGTCACATCAACACCGACTCGGACTCCGAAGTTCTGCTCAACATCTTTGCCAACAACTTGCAAAAGACGGGCAAGTTTCGTATCAACGAAGAGGACATCTTTACCGCGATTCGTGACCTCATGAAGCAGTGCAAGGGAGGCTACACCTGCGCCGCTATGATCGCCGGTTTCGGTATCATTGCCTTCCGTGACCCCAATGGTATTCGTCCTCTCGGCATGTGCTCGCGTCCCTCATCGGCTACCAACACCGAATACCTCGAAGGCCACGCCAAGGACTACCTTTTCACCTCGGAGTCGGTCGTCTGTGACGCGCTCGGCTTTGAAGACTTTGAGGATATCAAGGCGGGCGAGgccgtcatcatcacaaGGCAAGCCGTCTCGCGACGCATCCTCACGCCTCCcgccgactcggacgacgcCTTTGCCTTCTCGCCCGACATTTTTGAGTACGTCTACTTTGCGCGTCCCGACAGTGTCATGGATGGCGTTTCGGTCTACCGCTCGCGCATGGCCATGGGCGACAAGCTTGCTGACGAGGTACGTCGCCAGCTTCAAGCCACCGGTGAAACCGTCGATGTGGTGATCCCCGTTCCAGATACCTCGCGTGTGGCCGCGCTTCAGCTTGCACAGAACCTCGGCGTCCCCTATCGCGAAGGTTTCATCAAAAACCGCTACGTCGGTCGAACCTTTATCATGCCTGGCCAAAGTGTGCGTCGCAAGAACGTGCGTCGTAAGCTCAACGCCATGGCGCTCGAATTTAACGGCAAGAACGtgctcatcgtcgacgactcGATCGTAAGAGGCACCACTTCGAAAGAGATCATCCAGATGGCGCGCGATGCGGGCGCCCGAAAAGTCATCATGGCCTCTTGCGCGCCACCGATCCGCTACTCGAACGTCTACGGTATCGACATGCCTTCGCGTCAAGAGCTCGTTGCCTACGGACGCACcgtcgagcaagtcgcCGACTACATCCAGGCTGACATGGTCATCTACCAGACGCTGGAGGACCTCATCGATTCGGTGCAGCAGTTCAACCCCGAACTCAAACAGTTTGACTGCTCTGTCTTTGACGGCCAGTACATCACCGGCGGTGTCGATGCCGCCTACAttgcgcatctcgagcacctGCGCAGTGAAAATGCCAAGGCGAAAAAGGAAGCCGCCAAGATCCCCGTCATCGCAGAAAGCCAAAAGAAGATCTACGCCAGCCGCGCCAGCCCTTCCGCCTCGAGCGTCGCCGCcgacgacaagctcgccaacgacgCTTCAGCTGCAGTGCTCAACGGCACCAACGGCAATCGCAAACGCCGAttgaacgacgacgagcttgaggaagaggaaaagCAGCAGAACGTCGGCTGCTCCGGTCCCATGAACGGCGCAGACGACATCGGTCTCTTCAACAGTTGGACTCGTTAA
- a CDS encoding Coiled-coil domain-containing protein 12 (CCDC12), with the protein MSLEEFSRARKHKLSLLRSLRVAEQTNSSLGSTSVQASRAIKRHFRNYDPITGQLKRLTSARDLPDTVEKHVDGLERQTIQQDERQRNEQLDLTNIAPKRANWDLKRDLERRLKKLEPADSQATILLIRQRIQSQQTAAGLDANTQDRHENTVTRLTAEIAATATSDFNHTLHTSNDESSDNDD; encoded by the coding sequence ATGTCGCTGGAAGAATTCTCACGAGcgcgcaagcacaagctttcgctgctgcgctcacTTCGTGTTGCCGAACAGACCAACTCGtcgcttggctcgacaTCGGTGCAAGCCTCGAGGGCGATCAAGCGACATTTTCGCAACTACGATCCGATTACAGGTCAACTGAAACGCCTAACGTCGGCGCGCGATCTACCTGATACCGTTGAAAAACATGTCGACGGTCTAGAACGCCAAACCATCCAACAAGATGAGCGTCAACGAAACGAACAGCTTGATCTTACCAACATCGCACCCAAACGCGCCAATTGGGACCTGAAACGCGATCTCGAGCGCAGATTGAAAAAACTCGAACCCGCCGATAGCCAAGCAACGATACTCCTCATTCGTCAACGCATCCAGTCCCAGCAAACCGCTGCAGGCTTAGATGCTAACACTCAGGACAGACACGAGAATACCGTCACACGCCTCACTGCTGAAATCGCTGCTACAGCTACATCCGATTTCAACCACACACTCCATACCTCGAACGACGAATCCTCGGACAACGACGATTAG
- a CDS encoding uncharacterized protein (related to VPS72 - component of the SWR1 complex, required for vacuolar protein sorting), translated as MSRSRSPLAGTSRSASPLPSSSYRIERLDTTSKDLMVTSRSKRSTAGNRLKALLDQELEKDEIFAEVENDVDFEANDNEAVDIVDSDFDRDSDEDRPAQDESEGEREIERQEKEDKRRRRAQARTVGVVKRPFTATAIAQKTPNSAGAEEPKKRRISFAPDHTSSPGTIDAAKRRSSARAATVQSKREVESRLEEASQRRAAQPFKHVVKKKASLTQDALIAEALEVEEENRESLRRFLEQEEERRAKQRQRKERITGPFVRWMSVGFKTKVVEEIRAADQASGGAADTGGQQANAAAVAEHPRSASSVHSAEGEKCEESGAGADVPDSQVAISIPAPLQASADIQNRDTDAGPLAKAALSGTMGTNSLASASASTAESLTLDPVIAARQQAALLRSCTNTHDASTSTSAEATTSGIRFELQARTLLSIERMPEDWEWLDEHNALFGTHCAWDAYPFVPSRNRPLRPRQSICPITGLPAIYKDPRTGIAYGSKHAYAVITRLLHAKWLWTGGHYQDSPQIMEPKPKSKIKHLASIPAGAVPPQSGIYLDDEDERGATDIWLTARATLPAPNPTHPPTHPPTHPFPSARTSEPSACTTTTTPSKLTDKRRSKPHFEVVLTNALAPGDEKAVLAAALELPAGSTRSGRRGRVQRS; from the coding sequence AtgtctcgatctcgctctcctTTGGCGGGTACATCGCGCTCCGCATCTCCGCTACCATCCTCATCCTACCGcatcgagcgtctcgacacGACCTCGAAAGATCTTATGGTCACGTCGCGCTCCAAACGCTCGACTGCTGGAAACCGACTTAAAGCGCTGCTAGACcaagagctcgaaaaggacGAGATCTttgccgaggtggagaaCGATGTAGATTTCGAGGCCAACGACAACGAAGCGGTAGATATCGTGGATAGCGATTTTGATCGTGATTCGGACGAAGACAGGCCGGCGCAAGATGAGAGCGAAGGCGAGCGTGAAATCGAGAGGCAGGAAAAGGAGGATAAgagaagacgaagagcaCAAGCGAGAACCGTGGGTGTCGTGAAACGCCCATTCACCGCCACAGCGATAGCGCAGAAAACGCCAAACAGCGCTGGAGCAGAGGAACCAAAAAAAAGACGTATCAGCTTTGCTCCCGACCACACATCTTCACCGGGCACCATCGATGCAGCAAAGCGCAGGTCTTCGGCTCGTGCAGCCACGGTGCAGTCGAAACGAGAGGTTGAGTCGAGGCTCGAAGAAGCATCACAGCGAAGGGCGGCTCAACCGTTCAAGCATgtggtcaagaagaaggcgagtCTGACGCAAGATGCTTTGATTGCCGAGGCGTtggaggtggaagaggagaacCGGGAGAGTCTAAGACGCTTTTTAgagcaggaagaggagaggagGGCAAAGCAGAGACAGCGCAAGGAGAGGATCACGGGTCCATTTGTGAGATGGATGAGCGTTGGATTCAAGAccaaggtggtggaggagaTCAGGGCTGCAGATCAGGCGTCAGGTGGGGCGGCAGATACAGGAGGACAGCAAGCTAACGCAGCGGCCGTTGCGGAACATCCACGATCCGCGTCAAGTGTCCACTCAGCAGAAGGGGAGAAGTGCGAGGAGAGTGGTGCTGGAGCCGACGTGCCAGACTCTCAGGTCGCAATATCGATACCAGCGCCGTTACAAGCGTCGGCAGACATTCAAAACCGAGATACAGACGCTGGACCACTCGCCAAGGCTGCCCTCAGCGGCACAATGGGCACAAACTCGCtagcatcagcatcagcttcaACTGCAGAATCGCTTACCTTGGACCCGGTGATTGCGGCGCGTCAACAAGCTGCGCTTTTGCGCTCTTGCACAAACACTCACGACGCATCGACGTCCACTAGCGCAGAAGCGACAACGTCGGGCATTCGGTTTGAGCTGCAAGCGCGTACGCTGTTGTCGATCGAGCGAATGCCCGAAGACTGGGAGTGGTTGGACGAGCACAACGCGCTGTTTGGCACGCACTGTGCGTGGGACGCCTACCCGTTCGTCCCCTCACGCAATCGGCCGTTGAGGCCGAGACAGTCGATCTGTCCCATTACCGGCTTACCTGCAATCTACAAGGATCCGAGGACTGGCATTGCATACGGAAGCAAGCACGCGTACGCCGTCATCACGCGCTTGCTGCACGCCAAGTGGTTGTGGACCGGCGGACACTACCAGGACTCTCCGCAAATCATGGAGCCCAAGCCAaagagcaagatcaagcaTCTCGCGTCCATACCAGCCGGTGCAGTGCCCCCGCAATCCGGCATCTacctcgacgacgaagacgaacgAGGTGCTACCGACATCTGGCTCACCGCTCGTGCAACTCTTCCCGCACCCAATCCCACCCATCCTCCCACCCATCCTCCCACCCATCCTTTCCCGTCCGCTCGCACATCCGAACCATCAGCTTGCACAACTACTACAACCCCCTCGAAACTCACAGACAAACGTCGATCAAAACCACACTTCGAAGTCGTCCTCACCAACGCGCTCGCTCCCGGCGACGAAAAAGCCGTCCTCGCAGCCGCACTCGAGCTGCCCGCCGGCTCCACCCGTTCCGGCCGCCGTGGCCGTGTGCAACGCTCGTGA